Within the Thermoanaerobaculia bacterium genome, the region CCGCGGGACGAGGTTTCGCCGGATCACAGGACAGCCGCCGCGGCCTGGACGGCGGGGAGCAGCGTGGCCAGACCGAACGCGCTCTCGTGTCGCAGAGAATTGATGAAGAAGGTGGGCACCTCGGCGACGCCGCGGCCAACGCCTCCTTTCCGCACCGCGCGGATCTTCGCCAGGTGGAGGTGTCCCCGCATTTCCCGCCGGAATCGATCGGCGTCCAGGCCGACGGCGCGCGCGTGCTCGGCCAGCGGAAGCGGGTCTGCTGCTCCCTGGTTTTCGAACATCCGATCGTGGATGTCCCAGAACTTTCCCTGGGCGCCTGCGCACTCGGCCGCCTCGGCGGCGTCCTCCGCCCTCCGGTTGAGGGGATCCCGGGAAAAGCTGCGGAACACGTAACGGAGCCGGGAGCCCATTTCCCGCTGGATCTTCTTGACGGCTCGATAGGATTTCGCGCACTCCGGGCACGTGAAATCTCCGTAGCCGACGAGCGTGACCGCCGCGAGCGGAGACCCCCGGACGTGGTCCTTCGAAGTGACCGGAGCTCTCAACGTCTTCGCTCGTTTTTTCACGAGAGATTCTCCGCGGGATCCACTCCGACGGCCGCCCTCGGCAGATCCACTGTGAAGACGCATCCGGTGCCCGGGATGTCGCGTACCTCGAGCGTGCCGCCGCTCGCCTCGACCCCGCGCTTGCTGATCGAGAGGCCCAGGCCCAGGCCGCTTCGGTCGCTGCCGCGCCGCCCGAACGGGTGGAAGAGGGTCTGCGGATCTCCGGAGCGGAGCCCTCCGCACTCGTCGTCGACTTCGATCCGGACCCGATCGGCGTCCGCCTGCGTTCTCAGGGTCACCTTTCCCCCGGGCGGGCTGAACTTGAATGCGTTCTGAAGGAGATTCACGACGACCGACGTCAGAACCTGGCGGTCGGCCCCGACGGCCGCGGAACCCTCGTCGCGCACGACCGTGAGGCGCAAGCCTCGGGCACGGCCTTCGATCGCGGCCGGCGCCACGACTTCGTCCATGAACGTCCCCATCGCGATCCGCTCGCGGTTCTGGACGCCGGCATCCACGCGGGTCTCGGCGAGCGAACGGTTGACGAAGTCACGCATCCGGGAGAGGCTGCGCCCGAGGATCGCGCCGGTGGCTCCGTTCACGCCGACGCTCCCCGTCCGCAGGACGTCGAAGGAGAGGGTCGCTCCGTTGAGGAGATTCCGGAGCTCGTGCGCGAACTCGCCCAGACGCTCGGTGCCCTCCGCCGAGATCCGCTCGTCGCGCTTTCGGCTGTACTCGGTAACGGCGTTGGCGATCGCGTCGTCGAGGCACCGGTTGAGCGTGCGAAAGTCGGACGTCGAGATCGGCGCTTCGCGTTCGAGCGCGAGGTCGGTGATCGCCTGGCAGATGTCGCCGTAGTCGTGGACGACCTGGCTGATCGTGAACCCCAGGCGAAGCATCTCGTTGCCATGCTTCTCGGCGCCCTCCCGGATTCCCCGACTCGACGTCGTCCGCAGACGGAGGATCTCGACGAGCTGGTCCAGGAACAGGGGGACCCCGTGCTCCAGCTCTTCAGGAGTCGGCTCGGGAATCGGCCTCGCGGCGACTTTCGTCCGGCACGAGGCGATGAGCTCGCTGCGGTTCTGAGTGATGAAATCGTGCAACATGGGAGACGCCTCCGAATGCACGATGGCTCTTTCCCGCAGGACAGTCCAATAGCTTTTTTCTCTCATGTCCAGACGCGGAACCGATCAGCGCCGTGGGCCGATGTAAAATGTGAAGTGCCTCATGGAGCTTCGACATCTTCGCTATTTCGTGGCGGTCGCCGATGAGCTCCATTTCGGCCGCGCGGCCGCGCGCGTGCACACTTCCCAGCCGTCCTTGAGCCAGCAGATCCGGGACCTCGAGCGCGAGCTCAAGGTCGATCTGTTTCTTCGGACGAAACGGCGCGTCGCGCTGACTCCGGCGGGCGAGCGTTTTCTCGGCGAGGTCCGCGGCATTCTCGCCTCGGCCCAACGCGCGGCCGGCCTCGCGCGGGAGGCGGCGCGGGGAGAATCGCGCAAACTGGCGATCGGCATCTCTCCCGAGACCGACTGGCTCTTCCTGGGCCGGGCCCTTCAACTCTTCGCCGAGCATGCCCCTTCGGTGGAGGTCCTCTTCCAGAACCTGACGCCGGAGAGCCAGGTCGCGGCGCTTCGCGCCGGTCAGATCGACGTCGGTTTCGTGGGACTGCCGCTCCAAGCCGAAGGGCTCGTCACCGAGCCGACGGGGCGGGTGCGACTGGTCGTCGCCCTTCCGGCGAGTCATCCCATGGCGGGCCGGAGCGACCTCAAGCTCGAGGAGCTGTCGAAGGAAGCCTACGTGCTCTGGCCGAAGCACCTGTCGCCCGACTCGTATGACCAGATGCTCGCCGTGTTTCGGCACGCCGGTTTCGGGCCGCCGATCGCGATGGAAGGAGGGATTCCGTCGACGCGAACCGTTCTCGGCATGGTCGCGGCCGGTCTGACGATTGCTCTCGTCGATCCCGTCCTCGAGCAGATGTCCGCGTCGGCGGTTGTCTTTCGTCCCCTGGCGGACCCGGGGATCTTCACCGAAAGAGGAATCATTTTCCGGCGCGGAGACGCCTCACCGATTCTCGCCTCCTTCCTCGAGCAGGTGCGGGCCACCCCCCGCGAGCGAGCGATCACGCCCGTCGAGGCCGGGAATAGCAAGAAAGGGCGGCGTCGAAATGAGGTACGCCGCCCCGGCCGACGGAGCCCGACCGCGCGTTAACAGGCGGGCGGAGCCTTGACCGAGCGATCGGTTCCTCCCTCATGCGGATACGGCCGCCCCTTTGTGCTCTCGAAGGAGCGACGGCCGTTCCCCCCGGTCCTCATCGCTCGATCGTCTCAATAGAGAAGGAACAAACGATTGGACGCCGAGTTCTGAAGCGCCCATGCTGAAGATCGATCGAGTGTCCCGGATTTCGCACTCCATCCGATGAGGATGATCACCATGAAGACCCGTTCGAACTCGAGCGACGTGTATCTCGCGGTCGCTTCTTTCCTTCTCGCCGGCCTGGTCTCGGCCGGCTGCACGAGCATGACGATGACTCCCGGGGCGCGTCGGGTGGTGACGCGGACGGCGGCGTCGATGAAGGCATGCAAACCGCGAGGCGTCGTCTTCGCGTTGGCTCCGTTTCTTTCGCTGGAACAGCCCCTCGATCAGCTCAAAATCCGCGCCCACCAGATCGGAGCGGACACCCTCGTGCTGCTCGGTCCGGCGGGGACTCGAACGAAGGACTGGTCGGCCCGGGCGTACCGCTGCGGAAAGGTTCCTTCCCGCAACCTCGATGCCACTCCCTTCGTCACCGCGGCCCGCTGATCCTTCATCGGGGCGGACCTTGAAGCGGATTCTCTTTCTGTCCGCCGTACTCCTCTCGGGTTGTTCAACCCTGTTCCGGGAGGCCAAGAAGGATCTGATCCTGGTGAACGCGGCGCTGTCCGACGACAACGTCGAGATCACTCTGCACGACTCCTTCATCAGGACCTACAAAGACCGGGCGACGATACGGTTGAAGCTGACGGTCGAGAAGGCCGGGAAGAGACCACACCCGGCATTCTGGGACGGCGACTTCCATATGGCAGGCCAATCCCCGGCGATCGGCCTGCCGGTGGTCGCCGAAATCGCGAACGCGGCCTCGGAAGAAGACGCGATCGACCGGATCCATCGGGCAGAAGCGAGCGGCAAGCCCATCCGAGTCGCCGGCTCCTGGAGGCTCTGGAGCGAGCACGCCGGAGACGCCGAGGAATACCAGGGGACGAAACTCAATTCAACGATGTCGAGTTCCTGATGGAGCTGACCGCCAGCCGGCAAGTCGTCGTCGAGGACGGCCGGTTCGTCGACGCTGCGGCCCTCGACCTGGATGGAAACAGACTCGTCGACAAATTGCGCATGGTTTTCGTCAAGGGCACGCCGCCTGACAGGCTCATCAGGGACCGGAAAGCCGGCGATCGCCTGCATGTCGTTGGT harbors:
- a CDS encoding thioredoxin domain-containing protein, which gives rise to MKKRAKTLRAPVTSKDHVRGSPLAAVTLVGYGDFTCPECAKSYRAVKKIQREMGSRLRYVFRSFSRDPLNRRAEDAAEAAECAGAQGKFWDIHDRMFENQGAADPLPLAEHARAVGLDADRFRREMRGHLHLAKIRAVRKGGVGRGVAEVPTFFINSLRHESAFGLATLLPAVQAAAAVL
- a CDS encoding HAMP domain-containing sensor histidine kinase, whose translation is MLHDFITQNRSELIASCRTKVAARPIPEPTPEELEHGVPLFLDQLVEILRLRTTSSRGIREGAEKHGNEMLRLGFTISQVVHDYGDICQAITDLALEREAPISTSDFRTLNRCLDDAIANAVTEYSRKRDERISAEGTERLGEFAHELRNLLNGATLSFDVLRTGSVGVNGATGAILGRSLSRMRDFVNRSLAETRVDAGVQNRERIAMGTFMDEVVAPAAIEGRARGLRLTVVRDEGSAAVGADRQVLTSVVVNLLQNAFKFSPPGGKVTLRTQADADRVRIEVDDECGGLRSGDPQTLFHPFGRRGSDRSGLGLGLSISKRGVEASGGTLEVRDIPGTGCVFTVDLPRAAVGVDPAENLS
- a CDS encoding LysR substrate-binding domain-containing protein, whose amino-acid sequence is MELRHLRYFVAVADELHFGRAAARVHTSQPSLSQQIRDLERELKVDLFLRTKRRVALTPAGERFLGEVRGILASAQRAAGLAREAARGESRKLAIGISPETDWLFLGRALQLFAEHAPSVEVLFQNLTPESQVAALRAGQIDVGFVGLPLQAEGLVTEPTGRVRLVVALPASHPMAGRSDLKLEELSKEAYVLWPKHLSPDSYDQMLAVFRHAGFGPPIAMEGGIPSTRTVLGMVAAGLTIALVDPVLEQMSASAVVFRPLADPGIFTERGIIFRRGDASPILASFLEQVRATPRERAITPVEAGNSKKGRRRNEVRRPGRRSPTAR